In Streptomyces nojiriensis, the sequence TACGAGCTGGCGAAGTCCTTCGACATCGGCGTCTCGAACTTCTGGCACGCCCTGCCCCAGCAGCTGTACGCCGAGCTGGCCAAGCTGGAGAAGGAAGGGCTGGTCGAGGGCCGCGAGGTGGTCCAGGAGACCCGGCCCAACAAGCGCCTCTTCCAGGTCACCGAGGCCGGCCGCACCGAACTGGAGGAGTTCGCCGCGGCCCCGCTGAAGTCCTCCGTCATCCGTGACGACCTCCTCGTCAAGGTCCAGACCGCCGACCGGATCGGCATCGAACCGGTGATCGCGCAGCTCGAAGCGCGCGCGGTCGCCGCCGACGCCAAGATCGAGCTGCTCGGCAGGGTGCTGCGCAAGATGCGCGGCGACATGGAGGAGGAGGAGTTCCTGCTCCACGGCGATCG encodes:
- a CDS encoding PadR family transcriptional regulator encodes the protein MALRHAVLAALLDGEFSGYELAKSFDIGVSNFWHALPQQLYAELAKLEKEGLVEGREVVQETRPNKRLFQVTEAGRTELEEFAAAPLKSSVIRDDLLVKVQTADRIGIEPVIAQLEARAVAADAKIELLGRVLRKMRGDMEEEEFLLHGDRIGGYLTGLRGLAFEQGHRDWCRRSAAILKERSARAER